The Candidatus Baltobacteraceae bacterium genome contains the following window.
GGTCCGGCGAGCGCGATTCCGGCATTGTTCACGAGACCCCGCAGCGGCACGCCGCTCTCTGCCACGAGTTGAGCCGCGGCCGCAATCGTGTCGGGGAGCGTAACGTCGACGATTACGGGCCGGATCGAGGGATTCTGCGCGGTCAGGCGCTCGCCGTCGGCGTTTTGGCGGACACCGGCGAAGACGACGAAGCCTTCCCGCGCGAGGAGCAGGGCGGTCGCTTCGCCGATTCCGGTCGAGGCGCCGGTAATCATCACCGCTTGCTTCGGGGCGCTTTCGATGGTAGTCATCGTATCCGTGATTCTCCTCGGAAGTGCGTTTAACTCGCTGCCCGGCTCGGAATAAGGGCGTATGAGTAATGAGAAGCCGAATCAGGAGCTTCCGCCGGACGTACCAAGCGGCGAATGACCGACCACGAGAAGAAAGGGCTCGCATCGCTGCGAGCCCTTTCTTTTTTTGTTCCTTGAAACGGGCTACTCGCGCGGGCGGCGCCGGCGCGGGACGCGGCGCTCGCCGCCTCCGTCGCTGGAGTCGTCGGCGCTCGGCCGGGCAGCTGGGGCCGGGGTCGGGGTCGCGGCCGCAGTCGCGTGTTCGCGCGGCCGCGGGTCGAACGTGCCGTTGCCGTTGCTCGGCGCGCTCCCGCCGCCGCCTCCGGCCATGGCGGCCTTACGCGAGAGGTTCAAGCGGCCTTTTTCGTCGACTTCCATGACCTTGACCATGACTTCGTCGCCGAGTTTTACCACGTCTTCAACCGTCGCCACGCGCGTCGGCGCGAGTTGGCTGATGTGGACGAGGCCCTCCTTGCCGGGGAGAATCTGCACGAAGGCACCGATCGGAATGATGCGCGTGACGATGCCCTTGTAGGTTTCGCCGACCATGATCTCTTTGGTGAGCTGTTCGACGATCGTTCGAGCCTTATCGCCGGACTCGCCATCGAGCGAGGTGATGAAGACCGAGCCGTCGTCCTCGATGTCGATCTTCGAAACGCCGGTGTCTTGAATGATCTTGTTGATCACCTTGCCGCCGGGGCCGATCACGTCTTTGATCTTGGCCGGATTGATCTTGATAACGATCATGCGCGGCGCGAACTTCGAGAGTTCGGTGCGCGGTTCGGCGATCGTTTCCACGAGCTTGTCGATGATGAAGAAGCGCGATTTCTTCGCCTCTTTCATCGCTTCGCGCATGATGTCGATCGTGACGCCCGCGGTCTTGATGTCCATCTGAATCGCGGTGATGCCTTTTTTGGTTCCCGCGACTTTGAAGTCCATCTCACCGAGCGAATCCTCGAGGCCTTGAATGTCCGTGAGAATCGCGTATTTCTTGCCCTTGAGCACGAGGCCCATCGCGACGCCGGCGACGTGTCCGCTAATCGGAACGCCGGCATCCATCAACGCGAGCGTGCTTCCGCAGACCGACGCCATCGACGACGAACCGTTGGATTCGAGCACTTCGCTGATGAGGCGCAAGCTGTAGGGGAAGTCTTCTTTCTTCGGCAGCACTGGCACGAGCGCGCGCTCGGCCAAGTGGCCGTGACCGATCTCGCGGCGGCCCGGAGCGCGCATCGGACGCGTCTCGCCGACCGAGTACGGCGGGAAGTTGTAGAAGTGCATGTAGCGCTTGTCTTCGAGCGCCATGATGCCGTCGAGACGCTGCGCGTCGGAGGTCGACCCGAGCGTAGCGGCGGTAAATACCTGCGTCTGTCCGCGCGTGAACACGCCCGAACCGTGAACGCGCGGGACGTAATGGATCTTCGACCAGATCGGACGGATCTCGTCGGCCTTGCGTCCGTCGGGACGAATTTTTTCGTCCACGACCATCACGCGAAGCTCTTCCTCTTCCATCGTTTTGATGATCTTATCGAAGTCTTTGTTGCTCTTGTCTTCGAGCAGCGGACGAATCGCTTCGTCTTTCTTCGTTAGGCGATCGATCGCTTCGGTGCGATTGAGCTTATCGAACGCCGAGTTGCGCTCCAGCTTTTCGACCACGCGCATCGCTTTGGCAACGTCTTTGGCAAACGTCTTGCGAACCCACTTATCGAGTTCGACGTTCGGTTTGAGCAGCGGATAGGTGCGCTTCGCCTTGCCGACTTTTTTCGCAAGCTCGTCGATCTTCTTGACGATCTTCTTGATCTCGTCGTGCGCGAACGCTACGGCATCGAGAAAATCTTCTTCCGAGATCTCGTGGCCGCCGCCCTCGACCATCATGACCGCGTCGGAGGTGCCGGCGATCACGATATCCATGCCGCCGGTTTCGTACTGCGGCAGCGTCGGGTTGATGATGAATTTGCCCGCTTCGTCGCGGCCGACGCGAACCGCGGCGACCGTCTTCTCGAACGGAATATCCGAGAACGCAAGTGCCGCACCGGCGGCGCAGACCGCGATCACGTCGTTGTCGAGTTCGGGATCGATCGAAAGCACCGTCGTAATGATCTGCACGTCGTTGCGGAACCCGTCGGGGAACAACGGACGGATCGGACGGTCGATCTGGCGAGCCGAGAGGGTGCCGTGTTCGGACGGGCGTCCTTCACGCTTAATGTAGCCGCCCGGGATCTTGCCCGCGGCATACATCTTCTCTTCGAAATCGCAGGTTAGGGGAAAAAAGTCGACGCCTTCACGGGGTTTTTCGGAGGCGGTTACGGCGGCGAGCATCACGTTTTGATCACCGTAGCGGACCAGGGCCGAGCCATTCGCTTGTTTCGCGAGCTCGCCGGTCTCGATGATCATCGTGCGCCCACCGACCTCTAATTGGACGGATTCAGGCACGGATTCTCCAGTTATTACTTCTTGTTTCGCTCTTTATTGAACCGCGACGGGTTCGGGGGGCGGGGGCTTCGGACCTGGATTCCCGGCCTTTCGCGAGCTATTATCAGACTTTTGTAGCAAGTACCCGGTCGGCCCCTGCGCCTGCCGAAGGCTTTAGCCGCGACGCACTCAAGAATACGGAAAGCCAAAGGAGCTCTACATGATCGTTCGCGTCGCGCTGATTTGCGCATTGCTCGCTATTACGCTCGCGCCGTCGCCGGCGGCTGCGCCCGATTGGCATGCGGCGCCCGCGCGCGCGACCCACGGCATGGTGGCGACCGAACAGCATTACGCGACGCAGATCGGCGTCGACGTGTTGCGGCGCGGCGGCAACGCCGTCGATGCGGCGATTGCGGTGGCGTACGCGCTCGCGGTGGTGGATCCGTGCTGCGGAAATATCGGCGGCGGCGGTTTCATGCTGGTTCGCATGCACGACGGCCGCGAGCGATTCATCGATTTCCGCGAACGCGCGCCGCAGCGTGCGACGCCGAATTTGTATCAGGACGCGCGCGGCAACGTGATCGAGGGCCTGAGCTTGAAAGGCTATCTCGCGGTCGGCGTACCCGGCACGGTGATGGGCATGGAACGCGCGCGCACCGAGTTCGGCACGATGTCGCGTGCGAAGTTGATGGCTCCGGCGATCCGGCTGGCAGCGAACGGTTACCGCATCGAAGCCGGCGACGCCGCGATCTACCGCGGGCTTCCGGCCGAAGCGTACGATGATCACCATACTCCGGGGGTGGAATCGAACGTACGCGCGATCTTCATGAGCGGCGGTCACACCCCGCAGGCCGGCGAGACGCTCGTGCAGAGCCAACTTGCGAAAACGTTGGAGACGATCTCGCGCGGGGGCGCCGCGGCGTTCTATCGCGGGCCGATCGCGAAGGCGATCGTCGCGGCGAGTGCCGCGCAGCACGGGATCGTATCGCTGGCGGATTTCCGATCGTATACCGTCGGCGAGCAGCGGCCGATTCACTGCACCTATCACGGCTACGACATGATCTCGGCGCCCCCGCCGAGCTCCGGCGGAATAACGCTGTGCGAAATTCTCAACGTCGTCTCGACGTATCCGCTCGCTCAATGGGGCTGGCACTCGACCAAATCGACGCACGATCTCATCGAGGCCGAGCGTCGCGCCTATGCCGATCGCAACACCTATCTCGGAGACCCCGCGTTCGTAAAAAATCCGAGGGCTCGACTACTGTCGGCATCGTACGCGGCGAAACTCCGCGATTCGATTGTGCCCGGCGAAGCGACGCCGTCGGTCGATATCCATCCCGGGCTCGGCCCGGTCGGACACGAAAATAACGAGACCACGCACTACTCGATCGTCGACAAGGACGGCAACGCCGCAGCCGTGACCTTCACCATCAACGATGCCTTCGGCGCCGGCGTCATCGCAGGGAACACGGGCTTTTTTCTCAACGACGAGATGGACGATTTTACGAGCAAGCCCGGCGTTCCCAATATGTTCGGACTCGTGCAGGGCGAGCGCAACGACATCCGCGGCGGCAAACGCCCGCTCTCGTCGATGACGCCGACGATCGTGACGCACGACGGCAAACTCTTCATGGTCACCGGCAGCCCCGGCGGTTCGCGCATCATCACGATCGTGCTGGCGACGCTGCGCAACGTCATCGATTACAACATGAACGTGCAAGACGCCGTCAACGCTCCGCGGATGCACATGCAATGGCTCCCCGATCAAATCCAATACGAGCCGGGCGCATTTAGCGATGCAACGATGAAACGACTGACGGCGATGGGCTATTCGTTCAAGGAAGTCCCGGCCTGGGGTTCGGCGCAAGCAGTCCTCATCGACCCGAAGACCGGCATCCGCTACGGCGGCACCGACCGCCGTCATCCAGCGGGCCTAGCGTCGGGTTACTGAAAAGGGCCTCCTCCGAGGGCTAGACCTGCTTTGGCGGGTATATCGGGCGCATGCAATCTTTGTCCCCCGCGCGTGTGACCGAACTCAAGGAGCACGCCAATTCCGTGCGCCAGGGCATCATCCGCTCGCTGCTCGCGGCCGGTTCCGGCCACTCGGCGGGCCCGCTGGATATGGCCGACGTCTTCACGGCGCTCTACCTGCAGATCATGCGCAACGATCCGAAGCGGCCCGATTGGGAGGACCGCGATCGTCTGCTGCTTTCGTGCGGACACATCGCCCCGGTTCGTTATAGTGCGATGGCCGAAGCCGGCTACTTTCCGAAAGAAGAGTTGCTGACGCTGCGCAAATTCGGTTCGCGTTTGCAGGGGCATCCCGAGCGCGTTCGTTTGCCCGCGCTGGAATCCACGTCGGGCCCGCTGGGCGAAGGGCTCGCGCAGGGCGTCGGCATGGCGCAGGCGGCGAAACTCGATAAGAAAGACTGGCGCGTCTACGTGGTGACGTCGGATGCCGAGCATCAATGCGGGCTGCATTGGGAGGCGATGATGACGGCCGGTAAATTCAAGCTCGACAACTTGATGTGCATCATCGATCGGAATTTCATTCAGATCGACGGCAGTACCGAAGACGTGATGCCGCTCGAACCGCTCGCGGATAAGTATCGCAGTTTCAACTGGGAAGTCTTCGAGTGCGACGGCAACGATATCGCGGCGTTCGTGGAGACCGTCGAGAAAGCGAAGCTCGTCACGGGCAAACCCACCGTTATCGTGGCGAACACGGTTCCCGGTAAGGGCGTCTCGTATATGGAAGGCGATTACACCTGGCACGGTAAGCCGCCGAACAAAGAACAAGCCGACGAAGCGCTGCGCGAACTCGCAGCCGAGCGCGAAAGGATCCTTGCACACCATGGCTAGCAGCAACCTGATGAACGGCGTCACGTCGATGCATCTGGTCGACTACACCGATGCAGCGGCGATCAAGCAGATTCCAACGCGCAACGGGTTTGGCGAAGGGCTCATCGAGGCGGGTAAAAAGAACAAAAACGTGGTCGGAATCTGCGCCGACCTGGCGGAGTCGACGCGCATGGAGGGCTTCAAAAAAGCCTGTCCCGACCAATACATGGAGATCGGCGTGGCGGAGCAGATGCTCGTCGCGATGGCGGCCGGACTCGCGGCGGCCGGCAAGATTCCGTGGATCGCTTCCTACGCGATGTTCAATCCCGGACGATCGTGGGAGCAAGTGCGTACGACCATGGCGCTCAACGAAACCAACGTGAAGATCGCCGGCGCGCACGCGGGCGTCTCCGTCGGTCCCGACGGCGCCACGCACCAGGCGATCGAAGACATTGCGATCATGCGCGTGATCCCGCACATGATGGTCGTCGTTCCGTGCGATTCGATTCAATCGAAGAAAGCGACGATCGCGCTCTCCGAAAAATTCGGACCGACCTATTTGCGATTCGGGCGCGATAAGAGCCCGGTCATCACCACCGAAGAGACGCCGTTCGAGATCGGCAAGGCACAGACGTTTCGCGAAGGCTCCGACGTGGCGATCGTCGCCTGCGGGATCCTCGTCTACAACGCATTGATCGCGGCCGAAGAACTCGCGCGCGAAGACGGCATCGAGTGCATGGTGATCAATAACCACACCGTCAAACCGATGGACGAGCCGGCGATCGTTGCCGCCGCCAAGCAATGCGGTGCGGTCGTCACGGTCGAGGAGCACCAAGTACACGCGGGCATGGGCTCGCGCGTCGCCGAGATCTTGGCTGCCAACCACGCCGTACCGATGGAGTTCGTCGGCGTCCACGACCAATTCGGACAATCCGGCGAGCCGACCCAACTCATCGAGTTCTACGGCATGGGCAAAACCGCCATCAAAGAAGCAGCACGCAAAGCCGCCAAACGCAAATAACGCTCACGCTTCGACAAGCGCATGCTTCGACAAGCTCAGCATGACAAGCACACAAGCACCCAACATGGATGACAAACACACAAGCCCCCACACGGATGACAAACACAAAGGCCCCCACTTGTCATCCTGAGCTTGTCGAAGGACGACGCTTCGACCGCCCGACGCTTCCTGACAAGCTCATGCTTCGACAAGCTCAGCATGACAAACACACAAAAGGCCCCCACTTGTCATCCTGAGCTTGACGAAGGACGCCGCTTCGATCGGCCAACGCTTCCCGACAAGCTCATGCTTCGACAAGTTCAGCATGACAAACAGAAAAAGAGCTCGCCGTCAGGCGAGCTCTTTTTTGTTTGCGCGATTTGCGATTAGCGGCGTAGGCCGAGGTCGGCGATTAGTTTGCGATAGCGCTCGAGATCTTTCTTCTGCAGATAGTTCAACAGACGGCGGCGCTGGCCGACTTGCAGGAGCAAGCCGCGGCGGCCGTGGTGATCTTTCTTGTGGATCTTCAAGTGCTCGGTCAACATGTTGATCGACGCGGTCAGGATCGCGATCTGGACGTCGGCCGAACCGGTGTCGCCCGTCGAGCGGGCGAACTTCGCCGCGATCTCGGATTTCTGGTCTTTGTTCAAAGGCATGGGGTAAGAGAACTCCTCGTTCAAGGATAGGCTCGCATCGGATGCAGGCCGTAGGTCCGCTCCGGCGACCGCGCTAGCATACCAGAGGCCCGGGCGGCAACGCAAGGACCTAGCCGGTGGGTGCCTCGTCCACGATTGGGATCGGCTTGCCGTCGGGACCGACGGCCACCATCACGAAGCGGCCGACCGTCGAGAGGCGGCGCTCGCCGGAAATCGGGTTCTCGGCCCAGAGTTCCACCTCGATGGTGATCGACGTGCGGCCCACGCGTACCACCGTGCCGATCGTCTCGGCAAACTCTCCAACGCGCACCGGCGCGCGAAAGTCGGTGCGGTCGATCGAGGCCGTAACGACCGGCTTGCGACCCGCTCGCAGCGCGGCGATCGACGCGACGATATCCATCATCGCGAGCGCCTTGCCGCCGAAGAGCGTGCCGTAGTGATTGGTGTCGCTCGGGAACACGATCTCGGTGCGGCGTTCGACGATCGGCTGCGAGGGGTCGGGCGCGTGACTCATTGCCCGCCCATTCCAGGCGCAGGATTCCTGCGCCTCGCGCGTCGAGAGGAACCGCATGGATCTCGAAATTCGCGGAAAAGTCGCGCTGGTTACCGGCGCGAGCTCGGGTCTTGGCAAGGCCTGCGCGCTGGCTCTCGCGCGCGAGGGCGTGCGCTTGGCCGTCGCCGCGCGGCGTAGGGAGGAGTTGGAAGCCGTCGCTGCCGCCGCGATCGCACGCGGCGCGTCGGATGCGCGCGCGTTCACCGTCGATTTAGCTGACGCGATCTCGATCGAAAACTTGCTTGCCGACGTACGCGCGGCGTTCGGCGACGTGGAGATACTGATTGCCAACGGCGGCGGTCCCAAGCCCGGTACGTTCACGCAGACGGCCATTGAAGATTGGGATGCCGGCTATAGAACCGTGCTGCGCAGCATGTTGCGGCTGACCGAACTCGTTGTTCCGGCGATGCGCGCGGCCAAGTGGGGCCGCGTCGTCGCGCTTACCTCGAGTTCGGTGAAACAGCCGATCGGAACGCTCGTGCTCTCGAACGCCTTTCGCACGGCGCTCGTCTCGGCATACAAAACGCTCGCGGGCGAAGTTGCAAAAGACGGCATCACCGTCAACGCGATTGCGACCGGACGAATCGAGACCGATCGTCTTCGATCGCTCTACGGCGACGACGCGGCGAAACTCGAAGCCGCCGGCCGCGAAGTGCCCATCGGCCGCATCGCCCAGCCCGATGAGTTTGCGCCGATGGTGGCTTTTCTCTGCGGCGAACCGGCAGGCTACGTGACCGGCCAAACGATCGCCGTCGACGGCGGCCTCATCGCCGGACTTTTCGGTTAGCGCGGACCGCAGCATCGGAACCCCCGCGGCGCCTCACGACCGGTTTCATATCGGCGCGCGCGCCGTTCAACGCGTCGCCCTTCGACAAGCTCAGGGTGACAAGAGGGCTTTTTGTCACGTGAGCCTGATTTTGCTAGAAGAAGATTCCTAGAAAGCGATGATGGCGTTTGCTCGGCGCGCGCTTTGCGGTGCGGCGCGGCAGGCTCGGGTGCCGTTGGTTGTAGATCGCGATCGTTCGGCGCAGACGATCCAAGCGCCGATGCGTTTGCGCGAGTGGTTGCGCGGTTGCCGTTGCCACCGCGTGCGGCGTCGAAAAAGTCATCAAAGCGAAATGCCGCGCGTCGGCCAGCATCAGCAGCGAGCGTTCGTATTCGCGCTCTGCGAGCGCGTCGTGACTCGCTCGTTCGGAGGCTTCGGCATGCTGCTCGAGCCGGCGAGCCTGCGCGACGCGCGCCACGAAGAACGCGCGATCGTGCCGCTCGCGGCCCCCCCGCAGCGCATCGAGGTACGACCGGTTGCGCCGAACGATTCGAGCATCGACCTGGGGCGCGCTTTGATGATGTCCGTGACGGACGGGACGCCCGGGCCCGCACGCGGCCAGCAGCAGCGCGGCCCCCAGCGCCGCCAGTGCCAGCAGGCCCCGCCGCCCCGATCGCGCCAATTCGCATTGCAACCCGCCGCGATAATCGCGTACCATCGAATCTCCCTATGAGTGAACGTTCCGCCGAGAAACATGAGGATTTCGTGCGGCTGCCCGAAGCGGATCGCATCCCGCCGGGCGGATCGCGCGCCTATACCGTCGGCCGGCACGAGGTCGCGCTCTTCAACATCGCGGGCGAGTTCTACGCCCTCGAGAACAGCTGCCCGCACCAAGGCGCTCCAATCGTCGATGGTTGGCTAGAGGGGTCCCTCGTGACCTGTCCGTGGCATGCGTGGTGCTTCGACGTGCGCACCGGGGCGATGACTCTTGGGGAGTTTGCCACTATCGATCGCTACGCCGTTCGCCGGGGGACGGACGGGGCGGTCTTCGTCAGCAGGGAGCCGATCCGGTCATGAATACCCACCAATCAGCCTGGGACGGCACGCGCGGAACCGCCGGCGGCACGCAGTTCGGCGCGAGCCTCAAGGCCTTCGCCGCCGAGCGGGAGATCGACGATGCCCGCCTGGCCGTAGCCGCCGGCCTCACCGTGCCCGAACTCGCGGAGGTCTTCGAGGGGGGACGCCGGCTTGGCATCAGCGCGCTCGCGCGGCTCGTAACGGTGCTGCGCACCAAGCCGATCGAATTCATGCAGCGTACGGACATCCTCTCGCTTGCCGCCTACGCCTTCGGTTTAGACCCACTCTATTTCTTGCCCGAGGGCCAGTTGCGCTACGACGCCCGAATCTATATGCGCGAGATCAACCCGCGCCACGCGGTGCCCGAGAACGACATGACGCGCCGCAATCCCACGATTAAGGCGCTCGCCGAGGACCCGCTACTCGATCCGCTGGGCAAAATCGAATTAGAGCTGGCTTATCTCCTCCGTACGGCTATCCAAGAAACCGGCGGGACGCTGTGACCGGGAGCGCGCGAGCGGTCCAGAGAATCGAGCCGGATGCAATCAGTGGAAGGTAAGCGCATCGCCGCCCTCATCGGCGATGGTTTTGAAGAATCGGAACTCATCGAACCCCGGCGCGCGCTCGAGGAAGCCGGCGCTATCGTCACGATCGTCGGTATCGACGAGAAAGCGCTCCAAAAAATTCGAGGCAAACGCGGGCTGGACGACGGCACGAGCGTGAAGGCCGAAGAACTCGTTGCCGATTGTACGGCCGACGACTTCGACGCGCTGCTCGTACCCGGCGGGAGTTCTCCGGATCACATTCGGATGAACAAGGACGTGCAGCGTTTCGTTCGCGAGTTCGACGGCGCGAAGAAACCAATGTTCGTGATCTGCCACGGTCCCCAGGTGTTGATTTCCGCGCAACTCGTGCGCGGTCGCCAGCTGACCGGGTTCCCGGCGATCGCCGACGACATTCGCAACGCCGGCGGTTTGTTTCGCGATCAGGCCGTCGTGCAAGACAGCAACTGGGTCACGTCGCGTACTCCCGACGATCTCTCGCAATTCAATCGCGCGATCCTCGAGAAACTCGCCACCACCTCCCCCGCCACCACCCTGTCATCCTGAGCCTGTCGAAGGACGAGCCTGTCGAAGGAAACAGCCCGCTACGGCACGGGGTCGTAGCGGGCTAACGCTTCACCGTATTGGCGTAAGGCTGCGAAGCCGACGATCGCGCTAAAGATGAGGACCGACGCAACGCCGAGGGCGTCGTCGTAATGCCCGCGCAACGCTACGGGCGGGCGCAGCGTGTCGGCGTACACCGTTAAAACGTACGAAACCGAAGCCGTCACCCAGGCGAACGCGATATAGAGATAGCGTGACGCGCCGCGGCGCAGCGTGGCCGAGCACGCGACGAGCGTGCTCGCGTTCACGGAGGCGAGTGCGAGCGCGAAAAACGCCGGCGGCGCGGCAAAACCGGTGAGAAATTGTACGAACCAATAGACCAGCGATGCGATCGTCACGATGACGCACGGAACCAGCGCCGTCGCGCGCGCGAGTTCGCGACCATAGAGCGGCGCGCTCTCTTCGCAGAGTTCTAGTTCGCGCAGTCGCCCCGCGCCGCGTTGCGCGGCCGCAACGACGATGCCGGTGAGCGTGCCGAAGAAGATGAGTCCCGCCATCCACGTGGCGCGCGCCGCGAGGTCGCCCGCGAGACGGTCGTGCAGCGACGCGAGGATCGCGTGCGGCTGAACGAACGCGACCACCGCCGAAGCCGTGCAAACGTACGCGATGAGCCGCATCTCCTTACGCAGCCGCGTCGCAACGATCGCTCGAATCGCGGTTCCCCGACTCATAGCGGCACCGATTCGCGGGCTCGAGACGCGGCGAACAGCTCCGCCTCGCGCGCCGACACGTGCGTCGAAAAGACGGCGCTCGAATTTGCAACGGCCATAATCTGCGGAGCGTAGGCGGCCTGCGGCCGATCGAGCACGAGCAACGCCGGGTGCGCGAGCATCGCGCCGACCAACGGATAGGCGAAGGCCTCGTGCACGCCGTCGAGGGCTGCGAGCAGCCTCGTCGCGCGCGCGAGGCTGGGCTCGCGTTCGAGACCCCAGAGTTTTGCGCGGTAGTCGATGTATGCGGCAAAGGTCGCGAACTCGTGCGGAACCGCTTCGTGCGGCACGTACCCCACGATGCGCTTCACCTGAACGGGCTGGATGCGCGGATCGAACTCACCGATGAAGATGCGGCCGGTCGTCGCCTTCACGATGCCCGCCGCCATCAGCGCGACGGTCGCAGCCTCGCGTGCATTTGCGAACGTACGCGCCGCGCGCGCGCCCGCCACGAGCGAGACGGTGAGCGGCATGACGATCGTCTCGCCTGCGCGCGCGAACGTTGCGTCGCGCATTTCGAGCAGCGTCACGCTACGCGACCACGCGTTCGAGACGCGGGTTCGGGCGTTCGGGGCGCCCGACTTTGTGACACTCTTGCCATTGCCCGCTGTGTTGAATCGCGACGATATCGGCGGTGAAATCGAATCGCCCGGATCCGTCGAAAAACGCGCTTCCGACCGCGTAGCCGTCGACGGGCACGCGATCGCGCTCGAACGCCGAGATACGCGCGGGATCGAACCCGCCGCTGACGACGATGCGTACGCCGGTGAATCCCTCGGCGTCGAGCGCGTTGCGAACGTTCCAGACCAATTGCGGAATCACGCCGGTGGGTTTGAACGTGCCCATCTCGTTCCAGATCGACTTGTCGACCAGCGTCCCCGACGTGTCGAGCCGCACGCCCCAGAGACGCTCGCCGAGCGCGCGCGCGACGGCGAGGCTCGTTCCCACGCAATCGTTATCGAAATCGACAAGCGAGATCACGTTGACCGACGGGTCGACGTATTCGGCGAACTTGAGCGTCGCCAAAACGGTGTCGCCGTCGTAGGCCGCGATCAAAGCGTGCGGTACGGTTCCCATTCCGCGAGCGCCCCACCATTCGGCGTTGGCATCGGTCGAGACGCCGAGCGCTCCGGAGATATACGCCGCATATCCGTCGCCGGTCTGCACCAAATGGTGATCGAAACGAGCGGGAAAGAACAGCACCTGTTTGCCGCCGGCCGCCGCAACGATCGAGCGCGCGTTGGTTGCGATCCGCGTTCGGCGCGAGAGGACGCCCAGGTACGGCGTTTCCAAATGCGCGAAGCGCGCGTAGTCGCCCTCGATGGTCAGCACCGTTTCGTATGGGGCGATCGAGTCGCCGTCGTGCAGCGCCGCGACCGTCAGGTGTTCCCATCCGTCGCTGCAGAGCCGCAAAATGGCGAGCGCTTCGTCGATCCCGCAAAGCACCGCATGGTCGCGCTGAAA
Protein-coding sequences here:
- a CDS encoding type 1 glutamine amidotransferase domain-containing protein, whose protein sequence is MEGKRIAALIGDGFEESELIEPRRALEEAGAIVTIVGIDEKALQKIRGKRGLDDGTSVKAEELVADCTADDFDALLVPGGSSPDHIRMNKDVQRFVREFDGAKKPMFVICHGPQVLISAQLVRGRQLTGFPAIADDIRNAGGLFRDQAVVQDSNWVTSRTPDDLSQFNRAILEKLATTSPATTLSS